In Flavobacterium sp. GSB-24, the genomic window TGCTGATAAATGGAGTAAAAAAGGAGATATTTTTACTTTCAAAGATATTTTAATCTATGATTCCCCTGTTTTGATAATTGAAAAAAGTCTCCTGAAAATCAAGACACCTTAGTTCACTTTCCTAATTTTATTTTATTAAATCATGAAATACAAAAAAGTATTTGTACTTCTTCTGCTAGTTTGTGCAGGAGCTAGTGCACAGAGAAGCTATAAGCTTACTTCAGATCTTGAAGCATTAAAACCAACCAATATTTTTCCTGAAAATGCCCAGACTGATTTTGTTCTCAGAGATGGATCAAAAGCCGATAAGAAAGCCACTTTCGAGGGTAAAACAGATAAGGATGGCAATACAATTTTTACAGCTGAAGTTTTTGCAACAGCAAAATCACATTACGATGTCAATGTAAAATGGATTTGCAGTAAGCCCGTAAAAAAAGGAGATGTTATTTTAGCAAAGCTGGCTATGCGAGCACTTTATGCAAGGCAGGAATCTGGGGAAGCTGTGGTGAATTTTTACATGAGCCGCAAAAACTATGATGGTGATAAAAGTATTATTATCCAGCTTGGCGCCGGACCTGAATGGAAAGAATATGATATTCCGTTTACAGCTTTAACTGATATACCTTTGGGAGAGGGCGAAATTTATCTTTCACTTGGAGCGCTACCGCAAAAGGTAGAAATAAAAGACGTGGTTGTTTTAAATTTTGAGAATAAAATTTCTTTGGAAAAACTGCCAGTAACGCGTTTTACTTATTTAGGACGCGAGAAGAATGCGGCATGGAGAACTAAAGCCTTAAAAAAAATCGAAGAAATCAGAACAGCACCAATTGCTATTCATATAACAGACTCAAAAGGTAATGCTGTTAAGGGGGCAAAAGTTGAGGTCAAAATGAAAACTTCAGAATTTATTTGGGGAACCGCTGTTAACGAAGAAATTTTAGCTGAAGATCTGCCAGATTCAAATGAATACGAGAAAAATCTTTTAGAACTTTTTAATACAGCAGTTATAGAAAACGGATTTAAAGGAGGCTCCTGGAAACAAAATGAAAAGAAGCAGCAACAAACCATAAAAGCATTTGAATGGCTGGAAAAAAATGGATTCAGGCAACGTGGACATAATTTAGTCTGGCCGGCATGGAAATTTAATCCTGCAAGTGTTAAAACACTTGCAGAGAAGGATCCCAAGGCATTCGAAAAATACATTGAAGATGAAATACGCGAAAAAACATCTATCTTAAAAGGAAGAGTAATTGGATGGGATGTTATAAATGAACTAGTGCATGAAAAAGAATTTTTTGCATATCTGCCAAAAGATATTGAAGTAAAATGGTTTCAGATTGCTAAATCTATAGATCCTCAGGCCCAAATGTTTATTAATGAATATGGGATGCTTAACAGTATCGCCAGCCCGAAAAACATTAAGGAATACCTGCAATTAATTAGTGAATTGAGAACTAAAGGAGCTCCTGTTGATGCAATAGGAATTCAGGGCCATGTGGGAAGACAGCCAAGGAACCCAGAGCAGGTAATTTCCGATCTTGAATTATTTAAATCTTCTGGGCTTCCTGTTCAGATTACAGAGTTTGATATCAACATGAAAGATGAGGAACTGCAGGCGGACTATACACGAGACTTTTTAATTGCATGTTACAGTTCTCCAGTTGTAACAGGATTTACGATTTGGGGTTTCTGGCAACCCAAACACTGGAAACCTGATGCCGCTATGTTTAGAAAAGACTGGACTGCAAAACCAAATGCCCAGGCTTGGCGTGATCTGGTAACCAAGGAGTGGAAAACCAATTTTATAAAGCAATCTGACAGCAAAGGCGATGTTAGTTCACGAGGACATTTTGGACTTTATGAAATAACGGTAACAAATGGAAGTGTGGTAAAAAAAGTAATGTATCAGTTGAATAAGGAAAGCCAAAAATTGGACATAAAATTATAATACTGGCAGTATTGCGAACAAAGTACTTGTTATGATTTTTTAAGATAATAGAATCGCTTTTAAATTTAAAATACTAATAAAATAAAAATATGAAACGGACTATCTTTATAAATTTGATTTTACTGCTGGCTATTCTGACAACATCTGTTTCAGGTGCCAGAAATATTTACGTGGCAACAACCGGCAATGATTCTCCCAATGACGGCACGATTGAGAAGCCTTATCTGACGATAAATAAAGCTGCACAAGTTGCAGTGGCAGGAGATGTGGTAATCATAAAATCTGGTACCTATTCTCCAACGGCACAGATTGATATGGCAAATTCCGGCACAGCGCTCCTTCCTATTACTTA contains:
- a CDS encoding endo-1,4-beta-xylanase encodes the protein MKYKKVFVLLLLVCAGASAQRSYKLTSDLEALKPTNIFPENAQTDFVLRDGSKADKKATFEGKTDKDGNTIFTAEVFATAKSHYDVNVKWICSKPVKKGDVILAKLAMRALYARQESGEAVVNFYMSRKNYDGDKSIIIQLGAGPEWKEYDIPFTALTDIPLGEGEIYLSLGALPQKVEIKDVVVLNFENKISLEKLPVTRFTYLGREKNAAWRTKALKKIEEIRTAPIAIHITDSKGNAVKGAKVEVKMKTSEFIWGTAVNEEILAEDLPDSNEYEKNLLELFNTAVIENGFKGGSWKQNEKKQQQTIKAFEWLEKNGFRQRGHNLVWPAWKFNPASVKTLAEKDPKAFEKYIEDEIREKTSILKGRVIGWDVINELVHEKEFFAYLPKDIEVKWFQIAKSIDPQAQMFINEYGMLNSIASPKNIKEYLQLISELRTKGAPVDAIGIQGHVGRQPRNPEQVISDLELFKSSGLPVQITEFDINMKDEELQADYTRDFLIACYSSPVVTGFTIWGFWQPKHWKPDAAMFRKDWTAKPNAQAWRDLVTKEWKTNFIKQSDSKGDVSSRGHFGLYEITVTNGSVVKKVMYQLNKESQKLDIKL